One segment of Nocardia farcinica DNA contains the following:
- a CDS encoding stage II sporulation protein M, with protein MDVDAYSYAHRRSWQRLDQLARQRRLTGAEADELVALYRRTSQQLARLQSHSPDPQLVAGLSAILTRARARVLGTRSDTWAQIGRFYTHTFPVAVYRAWPWWAGVAAAFLLVSAWLAIWVQGSGRAREVLGIPDDNDYLTAPGGAFETYYTEHPGDAFAAQVWTNNAWVSAIALFTGVLILPAVYLLFMNALNLGITAGLMAEAGRLEPFFGFLLPHGTLELTAVFVAGGAGLQLGWTLIDPGGASRVAAVARQGRATAAIALGLVAVLFVSGLLEGFVTPSGLPAPVRVGIGLLAEALFLGYVVGLGRRAVREQHDGEAGAIAALGTADVSSRVNEQPTVSTPAPR; from the coding sequence ATGGACGTAGACGCATACAGTTACGCACACCGACGGTCCTGGCAACGACTCGACCAGCTGGCGCGGCAGCGCAGACTCACCGGCGCCGAGGCCGACGAGCTCGTCGCGCTCTACCGGCGCACCTCCCAGCAGCTGGCCCGCCTGCAATCCCACAGCCCCGACCCGCAACTGGTGGCGGGTCTGAGCGCGATCCTCACCCGGGCACGCGCCCGGGTGCTCGGCACCAGATCCGACACCTGGGCGCAGATCGGCCGCTTCTACACGCACACCTTCCCCGTCGCGGTCTACCGTGCCTGGCCGTGGTGGGCCGGTGTCGCCGCGGCCTTTCTGCTGGTGTCGGCCTGGCTGGCCATCTGGGTACAGGGCTCGGGCCGCGCTCGCGAAGTGCTGGGCATCCCGGACGACAACGACTACCTGACCGCGCCCGGCGGTGCGTTCGAGACCTACTACACCGAGCATCCCGGTGACGCCTTCGCCGCGCAGGTGTGGACCAACAACGCCTGGGTGTCGGCCATCGCCCTGTTCACCGGCGTGCTGATCCTGCCCGCGGTGTACCTGCTGTTCATGAACGCGCTCAACCTCGGCATCACCGCCGGCCTGATGGCCGAGGCCGGCCGGCTCGAGCCGTTCTTCGGCTTCCTGCTCCCGCACGGGACGTTGGAGTTGACCGCGGTGTTCGTGGCGGGCGGTGCGGGCCTGCAATTGGGCTGGACGCTGATCGACCCGGGCGGGGCGAGCCGGGTGGCCGCGGTGGCGCGCCAGGGCCGGGCCACCGCCGCGATCGCGCTGGGGCTGGTCGCCGTGCTGTTCGTCTCCGGCCTGCTGGAGGGCTTCGTCACGCCGAGCGGACTGCCCGCGCCGGTGCGGGTCGGGATCGGGCTGCTCGCCGAAGCGCTGTTCCTCGGGTACGTCGTCGGGCTCGGGCGGCGCGCGGTCCGCGAGCAACACGACGGGGAGGCCGGGGCGATCGCAGCGCTCGGAACGGCGGACGTGTCGAGCCGGGTGAACGAACAGCCAACGGTGAGCACACCCGCGCCACGCTGA
- a CDS encoding MMPL family transporter, translated as MFDVLGGFIVRRARWILVASVLALVAGAALGVTAFGKMQSGGQDDPGAESSLAATQLREKFGSGTDYLFLVRATGGSIDDEAAAAFGRDLTARLAADPRLADVVSYWDTGSPAMRAADGTAAVILAGNADPDTEDHSAASGIIADYRSAGPVAQVQVGGTDPTFEAITEQIGKDLGLAEGIAVPLILALLVLAFGNVVAALLTLLTGGIAILGTFAELSVLGSLTDVSIYAVNLTTALGLGLAVDYGLLMVARFRERRAAGATSDEAVVGAVATAGRTIVFSAATVVAALSSLVIFPQYFLRSFAYAGIGVVAISALAAVLTLPALLAVLGDRSDAWRIRGVRGIRGDAAPFWAAVARTATRRPLLTGVPVVLILLLAAAPLLGVRFGTPDDRVLPTTTEVRQVGDAMRTEFGGGEANALSVVIGAAVPAQPLADYAAQLSRVEHVTRVDSAAGTFVAGRPVATSPADLRFARPDAQRLEVHTGLDRNSTEARELVDRVRAVPEPAGATALVGGQVAELRDSLSAIGSRLPIAVGWIVATTFVLLFLFTGSVVQPVRALLSNALSLAATLGLMVFVFQDGHLSGLLGFTPAPLDVSMLLLLFCITFGLSMDYEVFVVSRIKEVHDRGADTETAVIEGVARTGRLVTTAAALISISFLAFVSSDVRFIQFFGLGAGLAILIDATLVRGVLVPVAMRLLGPAAWFAPRPLRVVHRRFGLAEA; from the coding sequence ATGTTCGACGTACTCGGCGGATTCATCGTCCGGCGCGCTCGCTGGATCCTCGTCGCGAGCGTCCTGGCGCTCGTCGCGGGCGCCGCGCTCGGCGTCACCGCTTTCGGCAAGATGCAATCCGGCGGCCAGGACGACCCCGGTGCCGAATCCAGCCTGGCGGCAACGCAATTGCGCGAGAAGTTCGGTTCCGGTACCGACTATCTGTTCCTGGTCCGTGCCACCGGCGGCAGCATCGACGACGAGGCCGCGGCCGCCTTCGGGCGCGACCTCACCGCCCGGCTCGCCGCCGATCCCCGGCTGGCCGACGTGGTGTCCTATTGGGACACCGGGTCGCCGGCGATGCGCGCCGCCGACGGCACGGCCGCGGTGATCCTGGCCGGCAACGCCGACCCCGACACCGAGGACCATTCCGCGGCGAGCGGCATCATCGCCGACTACCGGTCCGCGGGCCCGGTGGCCCAGGTCCAGGTGGGCGGTACCGACCCGACCTTCGAGGCGATCACCGAGCAGATCGGCAAGGATCTCGGCCTGGCCGAGGGCATCGCGGTGCCGTTGATCCTGGCGCTGCTCGTGCTCGCCTTCGGCAATGTGGTCGCGGCTCTGCTCACGCTCCTCACCGGCGGCATCGCGATCCTGGGCACCTTCGCCGAGCTGTCGGTCCTCGGCTCGCTCACCGACGTGTCGATCTACGCGGTGAACCTCACCACCGCCCTCGGCCTCGGTCTGGCCGTCGACTACGGCCTGCTCATGGTCGCCCGGTTCCGGGAGCGGCGCGCGGCCGGCGCCACCAGCGACGAGGCCGTGGTGGGTGCGGTCGCCACGGCGGGCCGCACCATCGTGTTCAGCGCCGCGACCGTGGTGGCCGCGCTGTCCTCGCTGGTGATCTTTCCGCAGTACTTCCTGCGATCGTTCGCCTACGCCGGCATCGGCGTCGTCGCGATCTCGGCGCTGGCCGCGGTGCTGACGCTGCCCGCGCTGCTGGCCGTGCTCGGTGACCGGTCCGACGCCTGGCGCATCCGCGGCGTGCGCGGCATCCGCGGTGACGCGGCGCCGTTCTGGGCGGCGGTCGCCCGCACCGCCACCCGCAGGCCGTTGCTGACCGGCGTGCCCGTGGTGTTGATCCTGCTGCTGGCCGCCGCCCCGCTGCTGGGGGTGCGGTTCGGCACGCCCGACGATCGGGTGCTGCCCACCACCACCGAGGTCCGCCAGGTCGGTGACGCGATGCGCACCGAGTTCGGCGGGGGCGAAGCGAATGCGCTGTCGGTGGTGATCGGCGCGGCCGTGCCCGCGCAGCCGCTGGCCGACTACGCGGCGCAGCTGTCGCGGGTGGAGCACGTGACCCGGGTCGACTCGGCGGCTGGCACGTTCGTCGCCGGTCGGCCCGTCGCGACCTCGCCCGCGGACCTGCGATTCGCCCGGCCCGACGCGCAACGCCTCGAGGTGCACACCGGCCTGGACCGCAATTCCACCGAGGCGCGCGAGCTGGTCGACCGGGTGCGCGCGGTACCCGAGCCCGCGGGTGCCACCGCCTTGGTCGGCGGGCAGGTCGCCGAACTGCGGGACAGCCTGTCCGCCATCGGTTCCCGGCTGCCGATCGCGGTCGGCTGGATCGTGGCGACCACGTTCGTGCTGCTGTTCCTGTTCACCGGCAGCGTGGTCCAGCCGGTGCGCGCGCTGCTGTCCAACGCGCTGAGCCTGGCCGCGACGCTCGGACTGATGGTGTTCGTGTTCCAGGACGGTCACCTGTCCGGCCTGCTTGGCTTCACCCCCGCTCCGCTGGACGTGTCGATGTTGCTGTTGCTGTTCTGCATCACGTTCGGGTTGTCGATGGACTACGAGGTTTTCGTGGTGAGCCGGATCAAGGAGGTGCACGATCGCGGCGCGGACACCGAGACGGCGGTGATCGAGGGCGTGGCGCGCACCGGCAGGCTGGTGACCACCGCGGCGGCGTTGATCTCGATCAGTTTCCTCGCCTTCGTGAGCAGCGATGTGCGGTTCATCCAGTTCTTCGGGCTCGGTGCGGGGCTGGCGATCCTGATCGACGCGACGTTGGTGCGCGGTGTGCTGGTGCCGGTCGCGATGCGGCTGCTCGGCCCGGCGGCCTGGTTCGCCCCGCGCCCGCTACGGGTGGTGCACCGGCGCTTCGGTCTCGCCGAGGCCTGA
- a CDS encoding TetR/AcrR family transcriptional regulator, translated as MTTSQRPRRYHHGDLRNALVRAAAELAETGGPEAVTVRAAARCVGVTPTAAYRHFTNHEQLLRAAQEQAQHSLFAAMQEALALLPPDAAPVDRLAAVGRGYITFAQREPGLFRTAFCPNEENSGPQDWQAPAFQLLSSLLDELVEVGYTDPAQRPDAEYAAWAAVHGMAGLIVDKAVRHLGAQEREVAIDRTLEVVRLGLATGPKATPRN; from the coding sequence ATGACGACTTCACAGCGGCCGCGCCGGTATCACCACGGGGATCTCCGCAACGCACTGGTCCGCGCGGCTGCGGAACTCGCCGAGACGGGCGGGCCCGAGGCGGTCACCGTGCGCGCGGCCGCCCGCTGCGTCGGGGTCACGCCCACGGCCGCCTACCGGCACTTCACCAATCACGAGCAGTTGCTCCGCGCCGCTCAGGAGCAGGCACAGCACAGCCTCTTCGCGGCCATGCAGGAGGCGCTGGCCCTCCTCCCGCCCGACGCCGCCCCGGTGGATCGGCTCGCCGCCGTCGGCCGCGGCTACATCACCTTCGCCCAGCGCGAGCCCGGGCTCTTCCGCACCGCGTTCTGCCCGAACGAGGAGAACAGCGGCCCGCAGGACTGGCAGGCGCCTGCCTTCCAACTGCTGTCCAGCCTGCTCGACGAGCTGGTGGAGGTGGGCTACACCGACCCGGCCCAACGACCCGACGCCGAATACGCCGCGTGGGCGGCGGTACACGGCATGGCCGGGCTCATCGTCGACAAGGCGGTCCGACACCTCGGGGCTCAGGAGCGGGAGGTCGCGATCGACCGCACGCTGGAGGTGGTGCGACTCGGGCTGGCGACCGGGCCGAAGGCCACGCCGCGGAATTGA
- a CDS encoding DUF3662 and FHA domain-containing protein, translating to MGIVSRFERRLQGAVGDVFARVFGGSVVPQEVEAALQREAADNVQDLGGGHLLAPNSYVITINSSDHQQLDADHDLTTRAFAKHLQDYIRDQGWQTYGEVHVAFEASPTLHTGQFRASGRVDPDVGRRATPARSPEPTPPRPANPQPGAGPMTQNSGYDPSREPAESDPRNRGYAPPPAGRPAAPQNGAYRDEYARGGAPYPAGSDYRAPESQQGYGDYQNGYDYQQGAPGYGQPGYDQQGGYGRPGYGEPGYDQQGGQQGYSDQGYGQPGYGEPGYGQQGAGYGQPGYDQPGYGQQPGYGDQGYAEPGYGQQGYGQAGYGQQGGRQGYAEPAYGEPGYAEPGYGQDEQAGYGQGYAQQPGYGQQQPGYSAPAYGGAATGSGYSATLQLDDGSGRTYQLREGSNIIGRGQDAHFRLPDTGVSRRHIEVRWDGQTAMLSDLGSTNGTLVNGSPVQDWQLADGDVIRAGHSEILIRIV from the coding sequence ATGGGCATCGTTTCACGGTTCGAGCGTCGCCTGCAGGGCGCCGTCGGTGATGTGTTCGCCCGGGTCTTCGGGGGCAGCGTCGTGCCCCAGGAAGTCGAGGCGGCGCTGCAACGCGAGGCCGCCGACAACGTGCAGGACCTCGGTGGCGGTCACCTGTTGGCGCCCAACAGTTATGTGATCACCATCAACTCTTCCGACCACCAGCAACTGGACGCCGATCACGACCTCACGACTCGCGCGTTCGCCAAACACCTCCAGGACTACATCCGTGATCAAGGGTGGCAGACCTATGGCGAAGTACACGTAGCGTTCGAGGCATCACCTACGCTGCACACCGGACAGTTCAGGGCGAGCGGCCGCGTCGATCCGGACGTCGGCCGTCGGGCCACCCCGGCCCGGAGCCCAGAACCCACGCCACCACGACCTGCAAACCCGCAACCAGGAGCTGGCCCCATGACGCAGAACTCTGGCTACGACCCGAGCCGTGAGCCCGCGGAGTCCGATCCACGCAATCGCGGGTACGCTCCGCCGCCCGCGGGCCGTCCCGCCGCTCCGCAGAACGGCGCCTACCGCGACGAGTACGCCCGCGGCGGCGCGCCCTATCCGGCCGGCTCGGACTACCGCGCGCCGGAGTCGCAGCAAGGGTACGGCGACTACCAGAACGGCTACGACTACCAGCAGGGCGCGCCCGGGTACGGCCAGCCCGGCTACGACCAGCAGGGCGGCTACGGCAGGCCGGGGTACGGCGAGCCCGGCTACGACCAGCAGGGCGGCCAGCAAGGGTACAGCGATCAGGGTTACGGGCAGCCCGGTTACGGCGAGCCCGGGTACGGCCAGCAGGGCGCGGGCTACGGCCAGCCCGGCTACGACCAGCCGGGTTACGGCCAGCAGCCCGGCTACGGTGACCAGGGCTATGCCGAGCCCGGCTACGGCCAGCAGGGCTACGGCCAGGCGGGTTACGGCCAGCAGGGCGGCAGGCAGGGTTACGCCGAGCCGGCGTACGGCGAGCCCGGATACGCCGAGCCCGGGTACGGCCAGGACGAGCAGGCCGGCTACGGCCAGGGCTACGCGCAACAGCCCGGCTACGGTCAGCAGCAGCCCGGCTATTCGGCGCCCGCCTACGGCGGCGCGGCCACCGGCTCCGGCTATTCGGCCACCCTCCAGCTCGACGACGGCAGCGGCCGCACCTACCAGCTGCGCGAGGGCAGCAACATCATCGGCCGCGGCCAGGACGCGCATTTCCGCCTGCCCGACACCGGTGTGTCGCGGCGCCACATCGAGGTGCGCTGGGACGGCCAGACGGCCATGCTCTCCGACCTCGGCTCGACCAACGGCACCTTGGTCAACGGATCGCCGGTCCAGGATTGGCAACTCGCCGACGGCGACGTGATCCGGGCCGGGCATTCGGAGATCCTGATCCGAATCGTCTGA
- a CDS encoding FHA domain-containing protein FhaB/FipA, with translation MQGLILQLTRAGFLLLLWLFVWAVLRTLRSDIYAASGIRIQPRAARGSAVLPSLRRGQKGAKYLVVTQGSLAGTRITLGTQPVLIGRADDSTLVLTDDYASTRHARLSPRGDDWYVEDLGSTNGTYLDRAKVTTAVRVPLGTPVRVGKTVIELRS, from the coding sequence GTGCAGGGTTTGATCCTGCAATTGACCCGTGCGGGGTTCCTGCTGCTGTTGTGGCTGTTCGTCTGGGCGGTGCTGCGGACCTTGCGCAGCGATATCTACGCGGCATCCGGCATTCGGATCCAGCCCAGGGCCGCGCGCGGTTCCGCGGTGCTGCCATCCTTGCGTCGAGGCCAGAAGGGCGCCAAATATCTTGTGGTGACTCAAGGTTCACTCGCCGGCACCCGCATCACGCTCGGCACCCAACCGGTGCTGATCGGACGTGCGGACGATTCCACGCTGGTGCTCACCGACGATTACGCCTCCACCCGACACGCGCGGCTCTCGCCACGGGGTGACGACTGGTACGTCGAGGATCTCGGCTCGACCAACGGCACCTATCTCGACCGCGCGAAGGTCACCACCGCCGTCCGTGTTCCGCTCGGCACCCCCGTCCGGGTCGGCAAGACAGTGATCGAGCTCCGATCGTGA
- a CDS encoding protein phosphatase 2C domain-containing protein: MTLVLRYAARSDRGLVRGNNEDSVYAGARLLALADGMGGHAAGEVASQLMIAALAHLDDDEPGDDLLGKLDRAVREGNAAIADQVEEEPELDGMGTTLTAILFAGKKLGLAHIGDSRAYLLRGGELTQITRDDTFVQSLVDEGRITPEQAHTHPQRSLIMRALTGNEIEPTLIMREARAGDRYLLCSDGLSDVVSDETIANTMREGSTDECADRLIELALRSGGPDNVTVVVADVIDLDYGQSHPIVAGAASGQDDDTPPPNTAAGRAAAMRPPRATPPRRAAAAEPPPPAKSHKLRWILLAVALIGAVAVGLVVGYKMIRNNYYVGADDGRVVILRGLPGSLLGYSIHEVYTVGCVDRGGSLTTLAASDPLPSGCKELRVSDLEQTGRDKVEAGLPPGSLDKAQEQMRVIAQQELLPPCPAKVATPAPGTTQPSAAPTGSPAAPAPGEPVPAPAPTGEPAPPAGNPQPAPLPGGEPRAPETGTASPAVPTTTPAPSPQTAGENCRVTD; this comes from the coding sequence GTGACACTTGTTCTCCGCTACGCAGCGCGCAGCGACCGCGGTCTCGTTCGAGGCAACAACGAAGATTCCGTGTACGCGGGCGCCCGGCTGCTCGCCCTCGCCGACGGCATGGGCGGACACGCCGCGGGCGAGGTCGCCTCGCAGTTGATGATCGCCGCGCTCGCCCATCTCGACGACGACGAACCCGGCGACGACCTGCTCGGCAAGCTCGACCGCGCCGTGCGCGAGGGCAACGCCGCCATCGCCGACCAGGTCGAGGAGGAACCCGAACTCGACGGCATGGGCACCACGCTCACCGCCATCCTGTTCGCGGGCAAGAAGCTCGGTCTGGCCCACATCGGCGATTCCCGCGCCTATCTGCTGCGCGGCGGCGAGCTGACCCAGATCACCCGCGACGACACCTTCGTCCAGTCGCTGGTCGACGAGGGCCGCATCACCCCCGAACAGGCGCACACCCACCCGCAACGGTCGCTGATCATGCGGGCGCTCACCGGCAACGAGATCGAGCCGACGCTGATCATGCGCGAGGCCCGCGCCGGGGACCGCTATCTGCTGTGTTCGGACGGACTCTCGGACGTGGTCAGCGACGAGACCATCGCGAACACGATGCGCGAGGGCAGCACCGACGAGTGCGCCGACCGGCTGATCGAGCTGGCGCTGCGCAGCGGCGGGCCCGACAACGTCACCGTGGTGGTGGCCGACGTCATCGACCTGGACTACGGGCAGAGCCATCCGATCGTGGCGGGCGCGGCCTCCGGGCAGGACGACGACACGCCGCCGCCGAACACCGCCGCGGGCCGGGCCGCCGCCATGCGCCCGCCGCGGGCCACCCCGCCGCGCCGGGCCGCCGCCGCCGAGCCGCCGCCACCGGCCAAATCGCACAAACTGCGCTGGATCCTGCTCGCGGTCGCGCTGATCGGAGCTGTCGCGGTCGGCCTGGTGGTCGGCTACAAGATGATCCGCAACAACTACTACGTCGGTGCCGACGACGGCCGGGTCGTGATCCTGCGCGGACTGCCGGGCTCGCTGCTGGGCTACTCGATCCACGAGGTCTACACCGTCGGCTGCGTCGACCGCGGCGGCAGCCTCACCACCCTCGCGGCGAGCGATCCGCTGCCGTCTGGGTGCAAGGAACTGCGGGTGAGCGACCTCGAGCAGACCGGCCGCGACAAGGTGGAGGCGGGCTTGCCGCCCGGTTCACTGGACAAGGCCCAGGAGCAGATGCGCGTGATCGCCCAGCAGGAGCTGCTGCCGCCCTGCCCGGCCAAGGTGGCCACGCCCGCGCCCGGGACAACACAGCCCAGCGCGGCGCCCACCGGTTCGCCCGCCGCCCCCGCGCCGGGCGAACCAGTGCCCGCGCCCGCCCCCACCGGGGAACCGGCGCCGCCCGCGGGCAATCCGCAGCCCGCGCCGCTGCCCGGTGGCGAGCCACGCGCGCCCGAGACCGGTACCGCGTCGCCGGCGGTGCCGACGACGACGCCGGCGCCGAGCCCCCAGACCGCGGGGGAGAACTGCCGGGTGACGGACTGA